From the Diospyros lotus cultivar Yz01 chromosome 13, ASM1463336v1, whole genome shotgun sequence genome, one window contains:
- the LOC127788031 gene encoding uncharacterized mitochondrial protein AtMg00810-like yields the protein MNEPTLYVKKEGKNDLIIVCLYVDDIIYPSSSSSLVDEFKSQMMNEFEMSDMGLLHYFLGLEVHQAEDGIFLSQRKYVRDLLSKFSMVNCKPPATPMNINEKLQHEDGVEMVDAKKFRSLVGGLIYLMRPDLAFLVGVISRFMQ from the coding sequence ATGAACGAGCCCACCTTGTATGTGAAAAAGGAAGGTAAAAATGATCTTATCATTGTTTgcctttatgttgatgatatcatttACCCTAGTTCCTCTAGTTCTCTTGTGGATGAGTTTAAGTCTCAAATGATGAATGAGTTTGAGATGTCGGATATGGGTTTATTGCATTATTTCCTTGGCCTTGAAGTCCATCAAGCAGAAGATGGAATTTTTCTTTcacaaaggaaatatgtcaGGGACCTCCTTAGTAAATTTAGCATGGTTAATTGCAAGCCTCCAGCTACACCCATgaatattaatgaaaaattgCAACACGAAGATGGAGTAGAAATGGTAGATGCTAAGAAGTTCAGAAGCTTGGTTGGAGGCTTGATTTATTTAATGCGACCCGATCTTGCATTTCTTGTTGGTGTTATTTCCAGGTTTATGCAATAA